The genomic window GCCAGCAGGTAGAAATGTCCCTGCGCAACCTCGGCGTCGAACGCATCGACCTATACCAGCTCCACAGCATCGACCCGCTGGTCCCCCTCGCGGAACAGGTCGGCGTGCTGACCGAGATGCGGGCCGAAGGCAAGATCCGCCACATCGGCCTGTCCGGCCAGCCCGAAGTCACCTGCGAAGAGCTGGCGCAGGCCGCCGAGTACGCGGACATCGTCGTCGTGGAGAACCTGTACAACGTCGCGGACCGCACCGGTGACGCCGCCCTGGAGTACGCCGAGCACCACGGCATCGCGTTCATCCCGTGGTTCCCCCTCGGCCACGGCCAGCTCGTCGGCCCCACCAGCCCGCTGACCGCCGTGGCAGCGCAGTGCGGAGCCACCGCCTCCCAACTCGCCCTGGCCTGGCTGCTGCAGCGCTCGCCCGCCACACTCCTGATCCCCGGAACGACCTCGATCGGCCACCTCGAGGAGAACATGAGGGCCGCGCAGGTCACCCTCGGCGAGGACGAACTGAGGCTCATCGACTCCGCGCTGGAGGGCAACGGCCTGGCGGGGCGCCGCCCGGTCAAGGAGCGGGCATGACCGGGGGCGCCGCCGACTCCGCGCCCGCTGGCAGCGTTGTTACCGGCGCTACCGCCGGCCCGAGCGCACCGCACCTGCACGAGGCCCTTCTGCGGACCCTCTACACGGACCTCCTGCGCATCGGCGACCACGCCGCGGACGACGTCGTCTACCACCTGGCCCATCGCGACCTGGGCCTCGACCTGCCGGCTCGGATCCAGGGAAGAGCGGCCGTCACTGAGTGCGAGAGGGCTCTGCACCATGCGACCGGCGGCACCCTGACCGCTGCCATCGACGCGATCGCCGCGAACGACTTCTTCGCCGCGGTGACCGGGATCTTCAGCGCCACCATCGGCGGCGGCGCCGTTACGTTCCCGTTCTGCGGGCTCTGGCGCTTCCGCGACGGCCTGATCGTCGAACACTGGCAGAACGCCTACGAACCCGCCGCACTGCACGCCCGGCTGAGCTCCGCCTCGTCACGCATCTCCGGCCCCGCGCTTGTCCCCGCACCCGTCGACGGGCCGTCACACCCGCGCCGGGGCGCGGTCGCCCCCTGAGCCGGGAAAACCGGGCTCCCGTCCCTCCGCTGAGAATGAGAGCGCTCATGACGACCGACGACGACCATGCCCTGACACCCCGCGGCACCAGACCTCGAACGTCTCCCCGCTCCGACGCCGCACGCGCCCCCGTCGGCCCGGTGCTGTGCACGCCCGCGGTCGAGGTGCCCGAGCACGTCATCACCCTGGACGAGACCCTGGAGCTGGCCGCCCGGATCCACCCCGGCCACGAGGCCCTCCCCCTCGCCCTGCGCCTCATCAAGAACACCGGTGTCCGCACCCGGCATCTGGTCCAGCCCATCGAGGTCACCCTCGACCACCCCGGCCTCGAGGAACGCAACAAGACCTACGTACGGGAGGCCAAGCGCAGGATCCCCGCGGCCGTGGACACCGCGCTGGCGAACGCACGGCTGATCGCCCGGGAGATCGACGCGATCGTCCTCGTCTCCTGCACCGGGTTCACCATGCCCTCGCTGACCGCGTGGATGATCAACGAGCTCGGGTTCCGGACCGACACCCGGCAGATCCCCATCGCCCAGATGGGCTGCGCCGGGGGCGGCTCCGCGATCAACCGGGCCCACGACTTCTTCCTGGCCCACCCCGGGGCCAACGTACTGATCGTCGCCTGTGAGTTCTGCTCCCTGTGCTACCAGCCCACCGACCTCACCATTGGCAACCTCCTGTCGAACGGGCTCTTCGGCGACGCGGTGGCATCCGCCGTAGTACGCGGGCGCGGCGGGCGAGGCATGCGCCTGGAAGCCAACGGCAGCCACCTGGTCCCAGGCACCGAGGAGTGGATCTCGTACGCGGTCAAGCCGACCGGCTTCCACTTTCTCCTCGACCGGCGCGTACCGCACACCATGCAGGACCTGGCGCCGGCACTCGTGGAGATCGGCGGCGCGCACGGGTGGGATGTGACGGACCTCGACTTCTACGTCATCCACGCCGGAGGCCCCCGCATTCTGGACGACCTCTCCCGCCACCTCGGGGTCAAGCCGGCCATGTTCGAACGCAGCCGTGACACGCTGACGCAATACGGCAACATCGCCTCCGCCGTCGTCCTGGATGCCCTGCGGCGCACCGCCGAGAGCGGCCTCGTCCCCGAGGGGGCACGAGGGCTGCTGGCCGGGTTCGGCCCCGGAATCACAGCGGAGATCACCCTCGGAACCTGGACCAACGGCTGACCCTCGCACGCGTGAGGGCTATACGAGGGAAT from Streptomyces sp. FIT100 includes these protein-coding regions:
- a CDS encoding type III polyketide synthase, translating into MTTDDDHALTPRGTRPRTSPRSDAARAPVGPVLCTPAVEVPEHVITLDETLELAARIHPGHEALPLALRLIKNTGVRTRHLVQPIEVTLDHPGLEERNKTYVREAKRRIPAAVDTALANARLIAREIDAIVLVSCTGFTMPSLTAWMINELGFRTDTRQIPIAQMGCAGGGSAINRAHDFFLAHPGANVLIVACEFCSLCYQPTDLTIGNLLSNGLFGDAVASAVVRGRGGRGMRLEANGSHLVPGTEEWISYAVKPTGFHFLLDRRVPHTMQDLAPALVEIGGAHGWDVTDLDFYVIHAGGPRILDDLSRHLGVKPAMFERSRDTLTQYGNIASAVVLDALRRTAESGLVPEGARGLLAGFGPGITAEITLGTWTNG
- a CDS encoding nuclear transport factor 2 family protein; the encoded protein is MTGGAADSAPAGSVVTGATAGPSAPHLHEALLRTLYTDLLRIGDHAADDVVYHLAHRDLGLDLPARIQGRAAVTECERALHHATGGTLTAAIDAIAANDFFAAVTGIFSATIGGGAVTFPFCGLWRFRDGLIVEHWQNAYEPAALHARLSSASSRISGPALVPAPVDGPSHPRRGAVAP
- a CDS encoding aldo/keto reductase — its product is MSILTTSPERVRLGTDLTVGRIGYGAMHLTGPGMWGPYPDPAHAKAVLRRAVELGVEFIDTADCYGPGDNERIIREALHPYPEHLVVCTKGGLLRRGPSDWTVPGREYITPLGRPAYLRQQVEMSLRNLGVERIDLYQLHSIDPLVPLAEQVGVLTEMRAEGKIRHIGLSGQPEVTCEELAQAAEYADIVVVENLYNVADRTGDAALEYAEHHGIAFIPWFPLGHGQLVGPTSPLTAVAAQCGATASQLALAWLLQRSPATLLIPGTTSIGHLEENMRAAQVTLGEDELRLIDSALEGNGLAGRRPVKERA